The DNA sequence GCTATGTTCTGCCGTATGGAAAACCATATACGTTCCACCCAACTGTTTAATACGGCGTAATCGTTGCACCTCTTTTGTTTGAATTAAATCCCAAATTAATTGATCATAAACATGAACATATCCATATACCGGATCTCTAAATACTTTTTCTTCTAACTTTGTCATTCGCATCACCATCTATATACCATCATTATTTTTAAAAATAATGTAAAAATCTTGATTTCTTACATTATAAGTATACCACATTCTTGACAGACTTGAACTAACACGACAAAACGTTTCCTAAATATTAAAAATAATCTATACCTTTTTGAAATAATATCATATAAATATGTTATAATACCAATATGATAACGTTTTTAAAGGGCGTGGTTCTATGTGTTTGAAAACAAGAGATTACTTCATTAATGATCAAGTGTCTTTCTTAAAGCATCATCAACTTTTTTCCATGATGATTTGTGAAATCTATGACCTTCTCACCCTTCATCAACCTGAACCTTTAAGCATTGAGCAAATTTTTCAACAATTAACCCCTTTTCTAAAAGCTCGCATTCGATTTGTGATAAAAAACGAACCACAGGCGCTAATCTTATTTAAAAATGAACTCGATATAGTTTCCTATATGGCTAATTTACTAGCTAATAAAACATTTAAAATCCATCACTTTGGAAATGAATACTATTATCTTGGTGAATCATAATTAATTGATCATATTTTTATCTTTTACTACTTTTATGCACTTAACACAAAAAAGGACAAGAAAGTCGATTATTTTGACTCCTTGTCCTTTTCTTATTCTTTATTTTCCTAAGAATTCTTTTACTTTTTGGATTAACTCATCTTCATTTTCCGCTAAAATTGGCTTATTATTAACGAAAACAAAAGAACGATCACGACCTGGTCCACAATATGACTGGCATCCTTGATAAATTTTCGCTTTTGGGTCAATCGCTTTTAAGCGTGGTAATAATGTATTTAAATTTGTTGCTTTACATTTATCACAAACGCGGAACTCATTTGGTTCTGCAAATAAATCATCTAAATTAAACATCGATTACACCTTCCCTTTTCTAAAATTTTTGAAGTGTATCTCTATAAAAGTTTATAAAAAAATGAGCTTTCTGTCAATGAAAACACAAAGCTCATCTCTCTCTCATTTATTTAAAAAATAACTTTATTTCTATAATAATGTTTGGTTAGCCGTGATGATTGCTGTTCCGTAAACATCTTCTGGAGAACATCCACGTGATAAATCATTAACTGGTTTATTTAATCCAGCTAAGATTGGTCCTACTGCTTCAAATCCACCTAAACGTTGAGCAATTTTATATCCGATGTTTCCTGAGTTTAAATCAGGGAATACGAATACATTGGCTTGTCCTGCTACTTTAGAATCTTTAACTTTTGTTTTTGCTACTGCTGGAACAAAGGCAGCATCAAATTGTAACTCTCCATCATAATCGAAATCTAATTCCATTCCGTTTAAGATTTCCATTGCTTCTGTTACTTTTTTAGTTTCTTCAGTTTTAGCTGAACCTTTTGTTGAGAAGCTTAATAAGGCAACTTTTGGTTCAATATCAAACATACGTGCAACACGTGCTGATTCAATGGCGAATTCTGCTAAATCACTGCTTGATGGGTTTGGATTGATCGCGCAGTCAGCAAAGATATAACGCTCATCTCCACGTAACATAGCAAAGTATCCAAATGTTTTAGAGATTCCTGGTTTTGTTTTAATAATTTGTAAGGCTGGACGTACCGTGTCTCCAGTTGAGTGAATAGCACCTGAAACTAAACCTGCCGCTAATCCCATGTGTACTAACATCGTTCCGAAGTAATTCACGTTTAAGACTAATTCACGTGCTTGCTCTTCAGTTACTTTTCCTTTACGAACAGCAACTAATTCAGTAACCATTTCATCTAATTTGTTATAATGTTTTGGATCAATAATTTCGCATCCTTCTAGTGAATAGGTTCCAGCAGCAGCTTGTACTTCCTCAATTGATCCAATTAAAATTGGTTTTAACATGTTTTCGCGTGCTAACAAACTAGCAGCTTGAACAACGCGTGGTTCGTTACCCTCTGGGAAAACGATGCGAATATTTTTTCCAATGATTTGGTTTTTTAAACTTGTCATGATATCCATTGAAATTACCACCTTTAATGTTTTTGTTACTTTTATTGTACTCTTTTTTCCATAAAAATAAAAGGTTAATACCTTTTATTTTTTAAAATAATTTATTCATGTTTCGTCAATCTCAACCATATGATGAAACGAGAGGTGATTATCATGGGAGTTGTTCAAGCAACCCAAAAAGATGTTGAATTACTTGCCCGACTCATGCGTGCTGAAGCCGAAAGCGATGGAAATATGGGGATGTTACTTGTGGGTAATGTTTGCGTGAATCGTGTCTTAGCTAATTGTCACGATTTTAAAAACATTAATACCATTCAACAAATGGTCTTTCAGTCGCCTGGGGGATTTGAAGCCGTACAATTTGATTACTTCTATCAACGCGCAAGAGATAATGAAATTAGGCTAGCGCGAAGGGTCATTAATGGAGAGCGATTTGAACCTGCGACAACGGCATTATGGTTCTACGATCCTTTCCAACCAAGTTGTCCGCCTCAGTTTTGGGGACAATGGAATTCAGGTCGATATGGAGATCACTGCTTCTATATCCCACTTGAATCCGAACACTGTTATGACTAATTGTAATTTGAAAGGAGAGACATTATGAATTATTATTACTCGTATCCTTATGGAGGACCTGTTCCAAATCCAAGCGATCCATACTGGAGATATCAACAAGCAAATCCAATGGGAGGAAGTTACTCTAATGTAAACCCAAATACAGTGGAACCACCATTTCCAGCAGGGGCCCCAATTACACCACAAACGCCAACTGAACCTGGACAAGGAATGACTGGACCATCAGTAAGTGGTGTAACATTTGGAGGATTTGAAGTTCCAGTAGGAAATGTGATCTCAATGGCACAAGGTAACAGTTACGTAAGTAATATTCTAAGACTTAATCGTGGGAAGTTAGCTACCGTTTATATGACATTCAGTGGTAATGATGCAGCAACTGCTCGACGTACTTTTGTCGGAATTATTGAATCGGCAGGACGCGACCATATCGTTTTAAGTGATCCAAACACAGGTCATCGTTTCATTTTATTAACTGTTTATTTAGATTATGTTGAATTCCCAGAAGAAATCAACTACTACTATCCACTCGATAATACACTTAATATGGTGGATCCTGACTTATTTGAAAAATTCCCTTCTTTAGGGGCACTTTATAACTATCAAAAACAACAAGACGAACTTTATAAGCAAAAGTATCCATACTATAACCAACTTCCTGAAAGCTTTACTCACCAACAAATTCAACAATCAAATAACTATATGCCTCAACCACCTTATGGTAATTCAGAACAATTTTAAGCAAAAAAGCATCTCTACAAAAAAGAGATGCTTTTTTTAATTTAATGACCAGTCAATCGGATTCAATCCTTTTGAAGCTAAGAATTCATTAGTCTTTGAAAAAGGAGCACTTCCAAAAAATCCACGACGAGCAGATAATGGCGAAGGATGGGCTGATTCAATCACAAAATGCTTATTTAAATCAATCAGCTTTTTCTTACTTTGGGCGTGTTTCCCCCATAAAATAAAGACAATCGGTGTTGGTTTTTCATTTAAATAGCGTAGAACCGCATCCGTAAAGGTCTCCCATCCCATTCCAACATGTGACATCGGTTGACCTTCTTTGACTGTTAACGTCGTATTCAGTAATAAAACGCCTTGTTTCGCCCACTTACTTAAATCTCCGCTACTTGGATACTCACATTTGATATCCTCCACTAACTCATTAAAAATATTACGCAAAGAAGGTGGCAGCTTTGTTCTTGCTTCAACTGAAAAGCTTAGACCATTCGCTTGATTTGGACCATGATAAGGATCTTGTCCTAAAATCACGACCTTGACTTCTGAATACGGGGTTAACTGGAAGGCATGAAACACTTCATTTTTTGGAGGATAAACGACTTCCGTCTCGTATTGTTGATGTAATTGATTAAAAAGCTCCTTCATATACGGCTGTTCAAATTCTTGTTTTAAAATTAAATCCCAATCATTATGAATAAACATCTTATAATCACCCTTTCATTTATTTTAAAAGAAAAGAACCTGTTAACAGGTTCTGCGACTTACAGCAAAATAATACCGACTAACGTAATAATTCCACTTGCTAAAATAACAGTATCTTTCATTTTCCATGTTAAATGATAAATCGAAGTACGACGTTGACCGACAATATATCCTCGACATTCCATCGCATCCATCATCATGGTTAATCGTTTAATTGTATTTGAGATCGCCGGAATAATAATAGCCATTAGTTTTGATAATTTTTCTTGTAATGAGATCTCACTAAAATCTAATCCTCGAGATTGTTGAGCACTATAAATGAGCTTCACCTCATCTAAAATCATCGGAATTAAACGAATCGCTAAACTTGTCATAAAAGCAAACTGTTCCATAGACTGGCCTTTAATCAAGGCTTTTGCTCCTGCGACAAGTTCACTTGGAGCGGTTGTAAAAGTTAGTAGCGCACCCATGAATACGAATAACATCATTTTTGCGGTGTAGAATATTCCTAACATCAATCCGTCTAATGTGACCTGAAGAAATCCAATTTGAAATAATGTCTTTGTGCCTTCTGTTAAGGTGAAGAACACGATAAAAAATAAATACATATATTTAAGAAACATTGCTTGCTTCAAATAAAAAGAAAATGGAATTTTACTTAAATATAAGAACATGAATATTAAACAAGCGGCAAGTAAAAGTTGTATCCATCTTGAAATACAAATCATCATGATGATATTAAGAACCATCATTAATAATTTAGCACGTGAATCAAGTGAATGATAAAATGATGGAACACTAATATATCTTCCAAGCCATAACTTTTTCATACAATTCTCCTCATTAGTTATTTAATTTATAGTGATTTCGAAATAATTGAAATTCATTTAAACGAGACATAACTAATTTTGCAACTAATCCAATAACAACTCCCGTTAAAAGTCCTATTGGAAGTAAAAACATCATGTAATATGCAATGGCCTTAGTTTTAATTAAAATCATAGCTACTATAATTTGACCAATATTATGCATGACCCCACCAATCATACTAATCCCAATTAAACTAATCTTCTCTTTTAATACTTTAAAGGCTGATACCATGCAAATATAACTCAATAAAGCACCTACAAAACCATAAGCAAACATAGAAAATGTTCCAAGCAATAACGTTGTTAAAAATGTTTTTAACATAATAACAAAAAACATATCTTTAACATCTAAATAATACAACCCAATCACAATCATAATATTAGCTAATCCTAGTTTCATTCCTGGAATCGGTAATTTAATAGGGATCATCGATTCAATAATTCCTAATACAATGGCTAATGCCCCAATCAAAATAACTAACATCATTTTTTCTAAGTTTTCACGATTTTTTTTTTGATTCAACGTCTAAAACCTCCCACCTAACATTAAAATCTATTATATCATGAGGAGCAAATCAAAAAACACCTTTTCTCGACAGAATGTTAGCACTTTAAAACTCTGTTAATATTTGATAAAATTATGTCATTCAAGAGTTAAGAACGATTTCAATAACTGATAGGAGGAACTCTAATGAAACAATGTATCTTCTGTAAAATTATTAATAAAGAAATTCCAGGACATATTTTATTTGAAAATGAGCATGTCTTAGCCTTCTTAGATATCTCTCAAACAACAAAAGGTCATACATTAGTTATCCCTAAAAACCATGTGAAAGATGTTTTTTCAATGACTGAAGAAGATATGGCACATGTTTTCTCAGTTGTTCCAAAGATTGCAAATGCATTAAAAACAACCTTTAATGCGGATGGAATGAACATTGTCAACAACAATAAACCTGTAGCGGGACAAACGGTCTTCCATTATCACGTTCACTTAATTCCTCGCTATACGTTTGAAGATTCATTTGATGTCAAATATACAAATAACATGTCTAATTATACACCAGAGACATTAGCGGCATTAAAAGAAGAAATCTTAACAAACTTATAAGAATTCTAACATTTGTATATTTATTCTAATCCTTGGAATACTAATGATATTCTCATTAGAAACGGGGGATTAGGTGATGATTAAACAAGTCATAAGTGAAATCAAACAACAACTTCAATGTGCAAATATCATCGATTGTCAAATTAACGAATATCAATTACAAAAACTTTATGATGGAATGATTGATCAATCCATGCATCCTGAAGATTACTTCCCTTATTTTGTCTCATATGGGCTTTTACTACTCCATTTAGATACCCATAATCAATTATTAGATTCATCAAATGAAGAACAATGTAGAAATATTATTTTATACGGTGATTTATTTTATAGTCTTTATTATGAATACTCGATTAAACATACCTTTTCACTGATTAAACATAATATGGCTCGCGTTCTCGAATCAATTGAAATTCAATCTATTCATCATCAAAATTCATCCGTTTATTTATTAAACACATGGATTAAAATTATGAAACAGGAGGGGTTGAATGATGGGTTACTTATCTAAGTTTGGATATGATGAAGTCTATTTTAATAAAATTCTCCTTCAAAATATCGAGAATGATCCCTTATTAAAACAGGATGACGCATTAAAAAAGGCGCTTTGCGAATTAGTTAGTCAGGGTGGAAAAAGAATTCGCCCTCTCTTTTTATTAATGGCAACTGATTTAGGAAGTTATCCTAAGAAAGAAGACTGCTATTTAGCAGCCGTTGCGATTGAGTTACTTCATCTTTCTTCACTGATTCATGATGATATTATTGATCATTCTCCAATGAGACATAATGTACTTACCCTTCATGAACGCTATGGAGCTAAAGTAGCACTTAAACTAGGAAATTATACCTTAAATAAAAGTCTTGAACTTTTTTCTCACTTTGACAATCCAAGTCTTCATTTACAATTAGCACATACCATGAAGCAACTATGCTTAGGAGAGCTCAAACAAAAAGAGGACCTTTTTAACTTTAATCTTCAACTCGAGGATTATATTGAAAAAAGTCATCAAAAGACAGGAACTTTAATTTCTGTGAGTCTTGTCATTGGGGGACTAATTGCTCATTTATCAAATAATGAACTTGATGAACTATCAAAACTCGGTCATTCAATTGGAATTGCTTATCAATTAAAAGATGATATTTCAGATTTTACAAGCCTCTCTTCAAGTCTTGGGAAACCCGTTGGTAATGATTTAAGACAAGGCATTATTACACTTCCAACGATTTTTGCTCTTGAGGATGATCTAATCAAAGAAGAGTTGATGTCATTACACTTGAACAAAGAATCATCTACCTTTGATTCACTTTGCAAACGAATTAATTCCGGACATTATATTCAACAATCAGAGGACGTTTGCCAATCTTATATTAATAACACATTGGCAATTATGAATAAACTTCCGAATTTGAAACCTAAGATGTCGTATTTAATTGAACTACTATTTAATTAACCGAAAGGGAGAGTTATATGAGTTATAAAATGATTGTTTTAGATTTAGATGGAACATTAATGTCATCTAAAAATGAAATCTTACCAAAAACAAAAGAGGCGTTATTTAAAGCCCAAGAACAAGGTGTCATGATTGTATTAGCATCTGGTCGGCCAACTTATGGAATGGTGAAAGCTGCTAAAGAATTACGATTAGATGAATATCCAGGTTATATCTTATCTTATAATGGTGGACGCATCATTTCAGTTCAAACAAATGAAATGATTTATGATGATTCCTTAACACCTGAGATTTGTCATGAATTATATGATTTATCTCGTGAAATGAACGTTAATATCATGGCTTACGAAGACGAGGCTATTATAACAGCTGATGATGATCAATATATTCAAAAAGAAGCCCATATCAACGGAATACCAATCAATCGCGTTGAAAACTTTAAAGACTCAGTCACTTTCAACTCAGTCAAATGTTTATGCACAGCAGAACCTGAGTATTTAGCTCAAGTTGAAATTAAAATGAAAGAACGTTTAGGAAATCGTTTAAGTATTACTCGTTCTCTTCCATTCTTCTTAGAGTTCATGCCTCAAAATATCAATAAAGCTTATTCATTACAAAAATTATTAGAGCATGTTGGATTAGATAAATCTCAATTAATCGCTTGTGGTGATGGATACAACGATTTACCAATGATTGAATTTGCAGGTCTTGGAGTCGCAATGGGAAATGCAGTCGATGAAGTTAAAGCCGCTGCTAACTATGTTACTGCTACAAATGATGAAGATGGAATTGCTCAAGTAATCAAAAAATTTATTCTTAATAACTAAAAAAGATAATCTTCGGATTATCTTTTTTAGTTATTTTGTTCCTACTTAATTATCAAAAAATGAATCTCTTTTTTATGCCAAAACCTCTTCTTTTTCTCCCCTTGAAAAATAATTGAAAGATGCTAAAATAACTGTGTAATTATTGTTTAGGGGGGAATTTCATGAATAACTTAAAAGGATCAAAAACAGAAGAGAATTTATTAACTGCTTTTGCAGGAGAATCAATGGCGCGTAATAAATATACGTTCTATGCCTCTCAAGCTAAAAAAGAAGGATACGAGCAAATCGCTAATATCTTCTTAGAAACAGCTAACAATGAAAAAGAACACGCAAAATTGTGGTACAAATTACTTCATGATGGACAAGTCGCTGATACAATGACAAATTTAAAAAATGCTGCCGCTGGTGAACACGATGAGTGGACAGATATGTATGCTCGTTTTGCGCAAGTTGCTCGCGAAGAAGGGTTCAATCGTATCGCTGTGTTATTTGAAATGGTTGGAAAAATCGAAAAACACCATGAAGAACGTTATTTAAAATTAGTGCAAAATATTGAAGAAGGTCAAGTATTTGAACGCGAAGAAGAAGTTGCTTGGATTTGCTTAAATTGTGGACATATCCATTATGGAAAAAAAGCTCCTAAAGCATGTCCGGTATGCGCTCACCCAAAAGCTTATTTTGAGTTAAACTCAGAGAACTATTAATGAATCGTCTTAAGCTATCTCCACTATGGAGATAGCTTTTTATATGGTTTCTATCATTCGAACTTAAAACGGTCATAAACCAATGCTATAATTTACTCCTATATGAAATATATGGAGGGAATCTCATGAGTAACTTAAAAGGTACTAAAACAGAACAAAACTTAATGCATGCATTCGCTGGCGAGTCAATGGCTCGTAACAAATATACTTATTATGCAGCTAAAGCTAAGGAAGAAGGATATGAACAAATCGC is a window from the Turicibacter bilis genome containing:
- the pta gene encoding phosphate acetyltransferase, translated to MDIMTSLKNQIIGKNIRIVFPEGNEPRVVQAASLLARENMLKPILIGSIEEVQAAAGTYSLEGCEIIDPKHYNKLDEMVTELVAVRKGKVTEEQARELVLNVNYFGTMLVHMGLAAGLVSGAIHSTGDTVRPALQIIKTKPGISKTFGYFAMLRGDERYIFADCAINPNPSSSDLAEFAIESARVARMFDIEPKVALLSFSTKGSAKTEETKKVTEAMEILNGMELDFDYDGELQFDAAFVPAVAKTKVKDSKVAGQANVFVFPDLNSGNIGYKIAQRLGGFEAVGPILAGLNKPVNDLSRGCSPEDVYGTAIITANQTLL
- a CDS encoding uracil-DNA glycosylase is translated as MFIHNDWDLILKQEFEQPYMKELFNQLHQQYETEVVYPPKNEVFHAFQLTPYSEVKVVILGQDPYHGPNQANGLSFSVEARTKLPPSLRNIFNELVEDIKCEYPSSGDLSKWAKQGVLLLNTTLTVKEGQPMSHVGMGWETFTDAVLRYLNEKPTPIVFILWGKHAQSKKKLIDLNKHFVIESAHPSPLSARRGFFGSAPFSKTNEFLASKGLNPIDWSLN
- the rbr gene encoding rubrerythrin; translated protein: MNNLKGSKTEENLLTAFAGESMARNKYTFYASQAKKEGYEQIANIFLETANNEKEHAKLWYKLLHDGQVADTMTNLKNAAAGEHDEWTDMYARFAQVAREEGFNRIAVLFEMVGKIEKHHEERYLKLVQNIEEGQVFEREEEVAWICLNCGHIHYGKKAPKACPVCAHPKAYFELNSENY
- a CDS encoding cell wall hydrolase, translated to MGVVQATQKDVELLARLMRAEAESDGNMGMLLVGNVCVNRVLANCHDFKNINTIQQMVFQSPGGFEAVQFDYFYQRARDNEIRLARRVINGERFEPATTALWFYDPFQPSCPPQFWGQWNSGRYGDHCFYIPLESEHCYD
- a CDS encoding energy-coupling factor transporter transmembrane component T family protein, translated to MKKLWLGRYISVPSFYHSLDSRAKLLMMVLNIIMMICISRWIQLLLAACLIFMFLYLSKIPFSFYLKQAMFLKYMYLFFIVFFTLTEGTKTLFQIGFLQVTLDGLMLGIFYTAKMMLFVFMGALLTFTTAPSELVAGAKALIKGQSMEQFAFMTSLAIRLIPMILDEVKLIYSAQQSRGLDFSEISLQEKLSKLMAIIIPAISNTIKRLTMMMDAMECRGYIVGQRRTSIYHLTWKMKDTVILASGIITLVGIILL
- a CDS encoding Cof-type HAD-IIB family hydrolase is translated as MSYKMIVLDLDGTLMSSKNEILPKTKEALFKAQEQGVMIVLASGRPTYGMVKAAKELRLDEYPGYILSYNGGRIISVQTNEMIYDDSLTPEICHELYDLSREMNVNIMAYEDEAIITADDDQYIQKEAHINGIPINRVENFKDSVTFNSVKCLCTAEPEYLAQVEIKMKERLGNRLSITRSLPFFLEFMPQNINKAYSLQKLLEHVGLDKSQLIACGDGYNDLPMIEFAGLGVAMGNAVDEVKAAANYVTATNDEDGIAQVIKKFILNN
- the gerQ gene encoding spore coat protein GerQ; protein product: MNYYYSYPYGGPVPNPSDPYWRYQQANPMGGSYSNVNPNTVEPPFPAGAPITPQTPTEPGQGMTGPSVSGVTFGGFEVPVGNVISMAQGNSYVSNILRLNRGKLATVYMTFSGNDAATARRTFVGIIESAGRDHIVLSDPNTGHRFILLTVYLDYVEFPEEINYYYPLDNTLNMVDPDLFEKFPSLGALYNYQKQQDELYKQKYPYYNQLPESFTHQQIQQSNNYMPQPPYGNSEQF
- a CDS encoding HIT family protein, whose product is MKQCIFCKIINKEIPGHILFENEHVLAFLDISQTTKGHTLVIPKNHVKDVFSMTEEDMAHVFSVVPKIANALKTTFNADGMNIVNNNKPVAGQTVFHYHVHLIPRYTFEDSFDVKYTNNMSNYTPETLAALKEEILTNL
- a CDS encoding Gx transporter family protein — protein: MNQKKNRENLEKMMLVILIGALAIVLGIIESMIPIKLPIPGMKLGLANIMIVIGLYYLDVKDMFFVIMLKTFLTTLLLGTFSMFAYGFVGALLSYICMVSAFKVLKEKISLIGISMIGGVMHNIGQIIVAMILIKTKAIAYYMMFLLPIGLLTGVVIGLVAKLVMSRLNEFQLFRNHYKLNN
- a CDS encoding DUF1450 domain-containing protein; its protein translation is MFNLDDLFAEPNEFRVCDKCKATNLNTLLPRLKAIDPKAKIYQGCQSYCGPGRDRSFVFVNNKPILAENEDELIQKVKEFLGK
- a CDS encoding polyprenyl synthetase family protein, coding for MMGYLSKFGYDEVYFNKILLQNIENDPLLKQDDALKKALCELVSQGGKRIRPLFLLMATDLGSYPKKEDCYLAAVAIELLHLSSLIHDDIIDHSPMRHNVLTLHERYGAKVALKLGNYTLNKSLELFSHFDNPSLHLQLAHTMKQLCLGELKQKEDLFNFNLQLEDYIEKSHQKTGTLISVSLVIGGLIAHLSNNELDELSKLGHSIGIAYQLKDDISDFTSLSSSLGKPVGNDLRQGIITLPTIFALEDDLIKEELMSLHLNKESSTFDSLCKRINSGHYIQQSEDVCQSYINNTLAIMNKLPNLKPKMSYLIELLFN